In the Caldalkalibacillus uzonensis genome, ATCAAACACGCCTGTATAGGTGGCTGGATTGGAACGGGGCGTGCGCCCGATCGGCGACTGGTCAATATTGACCACTTTGTCCAGATGTTCTGTGCCTTTAATCCCCTGATGCTCACCAGGCTTTACTTTGGAGCGGTAATATTCCCGCATCAAGGCTTTAAGCAGTATTTCGTTGACCAGTGTGCTTTTGCCAGAGCCAGAGACGCCGGTTACACAACTGAGCACCCCCAGAGGCACCTTGACGTTAACATTTTTAAGATTGTTTTCCCTGGCCCCATGAATCTCCAGCCATTTGCCGTTGGGCTGGCGCCGTTCTGCCGGAAGGGGGATAAATTTTTTGCCGCTTAAATACTGGCCGGTCAAGGAGTTGGGATTGTTCATCACCTCTTCCGGTGTCCCTTGGGCCACCACCCGTCCGCCGTGGGCACCGGCTCCCGGCCCGATATCGATCAAATGGTCGGCGGCCAGCATGGTATCCTCATCATGCTCCACCACCAGCAAGGTGTTACCCAAATCACGCATCTGTTCCAGCGTGCGGATTAAGCGGTCATTGTCCCGCTGGTGCAAGCCGATGGAAGGTTCATCAAGCACATAGAGAACCCCCATTAATTTAGAGCCGATCTGGGTGGCCAGACGAATGCGCTGGGCTTCGCCCCCGCTTAAGGTGCCGGCCGAACGGTTCAGGGTCAGATAGTCCAGGCCGACATCCACCAGGAAGCCAAGACGCTCCTCTATCTCGCGCAAGATGAGCTGAGCGATATGTTGCTCCTTCTCCGTCAAGGTTAGAGAAGCGAAAAACTGCTTCGCTTCGGCCACGGACAGGCGGGTCACATAATCAATATTTTTGCCGCCCACGGTGACGGCCAATGCTTCGGGGCGCAGCCTGGCCCCTTTACAGTTTGGACAAGCCTTGTTGCTCATGTACGCTTCAAGCTGTTCACGAATATAGTCCGAACCTGTTTCCTTATAGCGCCGCTCCACCTGATGGACCACCCCTTCAAAGGGGACGTGCTGCTCACGGACCTGGCCAAACTCATTTTCATAGCGGAAATAGAAGCGCTCCCCATTACTGCCATACAACAGAAGTTCTTGTTGATTCTGTGGCAGATCTTTAAAGGGAACGTCACGGTCTATGCCAAAATGGTCACACACAGAAGCCAGCAATTGTTCGTAATAGGGCGAGCTTGACCCTTCCCAAGGAGCAATGGCACCCTCGTTAATGGACAGGCTCGGGTCAGGGATGACCAGATCCGGGTCCACTTCCAAACGGCTGCCCAGTCCGTCACAGTGGGGGCAAGCCCCATACGGACTGTTAAATGAAAACAGGCGGGGAGCCAATTCCTCCATGCTGAAACCGCACTCCGGACAAGCCAGGTTGGAGCTGAACAGCAATTCTTCCTCACCGATCACATCGATCAGCACTTTACCCTCGGCAATGTCCAGGGCTGTTTCAATGGAGTCGGCCAAGCGGGAGGCGATCCCTTCTTTGACAATGATGCGGTCTACCACCACTTCAATGGTATGCTTCTTATTTTTCTCCAGCTTGATCTCCTCAGCCAGATCACGCACCTCACCATTAACCCTGACCCGCACAAAACCCTGTTTGGCAATCTGCTCCAACAATTTGGCGTGCTCACCCTTACGCCCGCGAACCACAGGAGCCAGAATTTGCAGCTTGGTCCGTTCAGGATACTCCAAAATGCGGTCCACTATCTGCTCTACTGTTTGTGAGGTGATCGGGATGCCGTGCGTGGGACAATGGGGCCGACCGATGCGGGCAAACAGCAGACGGAGGTAGTCATAGATCTCGGTGACCGTACCTACAGTGGACCGGGGGTTACGGCTGGTCGTCTTCTGATCAATGGAAATGGCCGGGGACAAACCTTCGATGGCATCCACATCCGGCTTATCCATTTGTCCCAAAAATTGGCGGGCATAGGCGGACAGGGATTCCACGTAGCGCCGCTGCCCCTCGGCGTAAATGGTATCAAAAGCCAGTGACGATTTGCCTG is a window encoding:
- the uvrA gene encoding excinuclease ABC subunit UvrA, whose protein sequence is MSNRSIYVKGARVHNLKNIDVTIPRNQFVVLTGLSGSGKSSLAFDTIYAEGQRRYVESLSAYARQFLGQMDKPDVDAIEGLSPAISIDQKTTSRNPRSTVGTVTEIYDYLRLLFARIGRPHCPTHGIPITSQTVEQIVDRILEYPERTKLQILAPVVRGRKGEHAKLLEQIAKQGFVRVRVNGEVRDLAEEIKLEKNKKHTIEVVVDRIIVKEGIASRLADSIETALDIAEGKVLIDVIGEEELLFSSNLACPECGFSMEELAPRLFSFNSPYGACPHCDGLGSRLEVDPDLVIPDPSLSINEGAIAPWEGSSSPYYEQLLASVCDHFGIDRDVPFKDLPQNQQELLLYGSNGERFYFRYENEFGQVREQHVPFEGVVHQVERRYKETGSDYIREQLEAYMSNKACPNCKGARLRPEALAVTVGGKNIDYVTRLSVAEAKQFFASLTLTEKEQHIAQLILREIEERLGFLVDVGLDYLTLNRSAGTLSGGEAQRIRLATQIGSKLMGVLYVLDEPSIGLHQRDNDRLIRTLEQMRDLGNTLLVVEHDEDTMLAADHLIDIGPGAGAHGGRVVAQGTPEEVMNNPNSLTGQYLSGKKFIPLPAERRQPNGKWLEIHGARENNLKNVNVKVPLGVLSCVTGVSGSGKSTLVNEILLKALMREYYRSKVKPGEHQGIKGTEHLDKVVNIDQSPIGRTPRSNPATYTGVFDDIREVFAQTNEAKMRGYKKGRFSFNVKGGRCEACRGDGIIKIEMHFLPDVYVPCEVCKGKRYNRETLEVTYKGKTIADVLDMTVEEALEFFQNIPRIKRKLQTLQDVGLGYMRLGQPATTLSGGEAQRVKLASELHRRSTGRTLYILDEPTTGLHIEDIRRLLEVLQRLVDNGDTVLVIEHHLDVIKVADYIIDLGPEGGDRGGEIVATGTPEEISRVQRSYTGRYLGPILERDRQRMNKKETVKT